Proteins encoded within one genomic window of Acidobacteriota bacterium:
- a CDS encoding RDD family protein, translating to MSLLRSDQTQVVADWPAHANAAVTSNGALVSGKPALWRRGLAELIDRTVPLPLLALIFPKWVVVVLLYHLLCEAAPERRSVGKWVCRLRVVAVESGVRAALWQAVARRVGSALSQTAWCSWQWWPWAVGYEIAALICVLLSPAGQRPEDWVAGTRVVTERVFRQLRLHQSATAKSQDG from the coding sequence ATGTCTTTACTACGTTCAGACCAAACTCAGGTCGTCGCTGATTGGCCGGCGCATGCGAATGCAGCGGTGACCAGCAACGGCGCGCTGGTTTCAGGCAAGCCGGCGTTGTGGCGGCGCGGTTTGGCGGAATTGATTGATCGCACAGTGCCGTTGCCATTGTTGGCGCTCATCTTTCCCAAATGGGTGGTGGTCGTCTTGCTTTATCACTTGCTCTGCGAGGCCGCGCCCGAACGGCGCAGCGTGGGGAAATGGGTTTGCCGCCTGCGCGTGGTGGCGGTTGAAAGCGGCGTAAGGGCTGCGCTCTGGCAGGCTGTCGCGCGCCGCGTGGGTTCGGCGCTCTCGCAAACGGCGTGGTGCAGTTGGCAATGGTGGCCGTGGGCCGTGGGGTACGAAATCGCGGCGTTGATTTGTGTGTTGCTCAGCCCGGCGGGCCAGCGCCCGGAAGATTGGGTGGCGGGGACGCGAGTGGTGACGGAGCGCGTGTTTCGTCAGTTGCGATTGCACCAATCTGCGACGGCGAAAAGCCAAGACGGCTGA